The following proteins are encoded in a genomic region of Brachypodium distachyon strain Bd21 chromosome 1, Brachypodium_distachyon_v3.0, whole genome shotgun sequence:
- the LOC100835980 gene encoding probable inactive receptor kinase RLK902, with the protein MRSPPWRPMARLVLALSLLSAWGAEADLADDARALLAFRAAVGRHLAWNATDLGSACSWTGVTCDGGRVAMLRLPGRALAGDVPAGSLGNLTALHTLSLRFNALSGSLPADLASATALQNVILNGNKLSGDFPPAILALPGLVRLALDGNDLSGPIPPALANLTRLKVLLLNNNRFVGQIPELTAQLQQFNVSFNQLNGSIPSSLRSKPREAFLGMTGLCGGPLGPCPGEASPSPAPAVKPSSPTTPATDGENSPNGGENGEKNKKLSGGAIAGIAIGSVLGAALLLFLLICLCRRSGRTKTPALQMPPPSPTSALVAGSRKPPEVTSGAAVAPMNTVGHPQVSLGQSTSGKKLVFFGSAANVAPFDLEDLLRASAEVLGKGAIGTTYKAVLESGATVAVKRLKDVTMSEPEFRDRIADIGELQHEFIVPLRAYYYSKDEKLLVYDFMPMGSLSALLHGNRGSGRTPLNWAIRSSIALAAARGLEFIHSTSSSTSHGNIKSSNILLAKSYQARVTDNGLATLVGPSSTPSRTTGYRAPEVTDPRRVSQKADVYSFGVLLLELLTGKAPSQAALNDEGVDLPRWVQSVVRSEWTAEVFDMELLRHQNVEEQMVQLLQLAIDCVAQVPDARPTMSHIVVRIDEIKKASEIAEGIDQQQNALNLADGEYQAESVDGPAHFAP; encoded by the exons ATgcggtcgccgccgtggcggccgatggcccgcctcgtcctcGCGCTCTCCCTCCTCTCGGCGTGGGGCGCGGAGGCCGACCTGGCGGACGACGCGCGGGCGCTGCTCGCGTtccgcgccgccgtgggcCGGCACCTCGCGTGGAACGCCACCGACCTCGGGAGCGCCTGCTCGTGGACGGGGGTCACctgcgacggcggccgcgtgGCGATGCTGCGGctgccggggagggcgctcgcCGGGGATGTCCCGGCGGGGTCGCTGGGGAACCTGACGGCGCTGCACACCCTCAGCCTCCGGTTCAACGCGCTCAGCGGATCGCTCCCGGCCGACCTCGCCTCCGCGACCGCGCTTCAGAACGTCATCCTCAACGGGAACAAGCTGTCCGGGGATTTCCCTCCGGCGATTCTCGCGCTCCCGGGCCTCGTTCGCCTCGCGCTCGACGGGAACGACCTTTCGGGGCCCATCCCGCCGGCGCTCGCCAACCTGACGCGCCTCAAGGTTCTGCTCCTCAATAATAACCGCTTCGTCGGCCAGATTCCGGAGCTTACGGCGCAGCTGCAGCAGTTCAATGTGTCGTTTAACCAGCTGAATGGATCCATACCGTCCTCGCTCCGGTCCAAGCCTCGAGAGGCGTTCCTCGGGATGACGGGGTTGTGCGGTGGGCCCTTGGGCCCTTGTCCTGGTGAGGCCTCCCCTTCTCCAGCACCGGCGGTGAAGCCGTCGTCGCCGACGACGCCAGCCACCGACGGCGAGAACAGTCCAAATGGGGGAGAAAATGGcgagaagaacaagaagctgTCTGGCGGCGCCATTGCCGGAATCGCCATAGGCTCCGTCTTGGGAGCCGCGCTTCTCCTATTCCTTCTCATTTGCCTCTGTCGCAGGTCCGGGCGCACCAAGACGCCGGCGCTGCAGAtgccgcctccatctccgACGTCTGCTCTTGTCGCCGGCAGCCGTAAACCTCCCGAGGTGACCAGCGGCGCGGCTGTTGCGCCCATGAACACCGTGGGCCACCCTCAGGTCTCCCTCGGTCAGTCGACATCAGGGAAGAAGCTGGTTTTCTTCGGGTCAGCGGCCAACGTGGCACCGTTCGATTTGGAGGACCTGCTGCGCGCATCGGCTGAGGTTCTTGGGAAAGGAGCTATTGGGACGACATACAAGGCTGTGCTTGAATCTGGTGCTACCGTggccgtgaagcggctcaaGGATGTGACTATGTCTGAGCCAGAGTTCCGTGACCGCATTGCTGACATTGGCGAGCTTCAGCACGAGTTCATCGTGCCCCTCCGGGCTTATTACTACAGCAAAGATGAGAAGCTGCTTGTATACGACTTCATGCCCATGGGGAGCCTCTCCGCACTCTTGCACG GTAACAGAGGGTCTGGCCGTACACCACTTAACTGGGCGATAAGATCAAGCATTGCTCTTGCTGCAGCCCGTGGGCTTGAGTTCATCCACTCTACAAGCTCCTCAACATCCCACGGCAATATCAAGTCTTCCAATATCCTCCTGGCCAAGTCATATCAAGCACGTGTGACAGACAATGGCCTCGCTACTCTTGTCGGTCCATCATCCACACCATCTCGTACCACTGGATACCGTGCGCCAGAGGTTACTGATCCCCGCAGGGTATCCCAGAAGGCTGATGTGTACAGCTTTGGTGTTCTCTTGCTCGAGCTGCTCACAGGCAAGGCCCCCAGTCAGGCTGCTCTTAACGACGAGGGTGTTGACCTGCCCAGGTGGGTGCAATCTGTTGTGCGCTCAGAGTGGACTGCAGAGGTATTTGATATGGAGCTCCTGAGACATCAGAATGTGGAAGAACAGATGGTTCAGCTTCTACAACTTGCTATAGACTGTGTTGCACAAGTCCCAGATGCCCGGCCAACAATGTCACATATTGTTGTGCGGATTGATGAGATCAAGAAGGCAAGTGAAATTGCTGAAGGAATTGATCAACAGCAGAATGCCTTAAATCTTGCAGATGGCGAATATCAGGCTGAATCGGTTGACGGGCCTGCCCACTTCGCACCTTAA